In Gimesia panareensis, the genomic window TCCTCTGTTTTCAGATTGAGCATCCGCTCGGCCAGCTTGCGGGATGCTTCGACGTATGTCACATCATTCAACAGCGCGAGAGCCTGCAGCGGCGTATTAGTCCGCGAACGCTTGACGATGCAGGTTTCGCGGGTCGGAGCATCGAAAGTCGCCATCGCGGGGGGCGGCACGGTCCGTTTCCAGTAAGTATACATGCTGCGACGGTACAGATCGTCGCCGGTTCCGGGCTCATAGGTCTGGCTGGCGATCTCTTTCCAGACTCCTTTTGGCTGATAGGGCTTCACCGAAGGACCGCCGATCTCGGGACGGAGCAGACCGGAGACGAACAGCGACTGATCGCGAATCATCTCCGCAGACAGCCGCAACCGGCCGGCGCGGGCCAGCAGCCGATTTTCAGGATCCGCTTTCAGCAGCTCTGGTGTCACATGCGACGACTGGCGATAGGTCGCGGAAGTCACAATCAGCTTCTGCAGCCGTTTGACATCCCAGCCGGTGCGAATGAATTCGGTGGCCAGCCAGTCGAGCAGTTCGGGATGCGTGGGCCAGGAGCCCTGCGAGCCGAAATCTTCGGTCGTTTTCACCAGGCCGTTCCCGAAATACATCTGCCAGTAGCGGTTCACCACCACCCGGGCGGTCAACGGATTGGCTGGATCGACGAGCCAGCGGGCCAGCCCCAGTCGATTGCGGGGCAGGTCTGCAGGCAGCGCCCCCAGGCTGGCAGGGATGCCGACGGTCACCGGTTCACCCGGCTTATCGTATTCACCCCGCATGAGGACGAACGTCGGTTTGTGTGTTTTCCGTTCCTGCATCACCATACTGGTCGGCAGGCTGCGGGCCAGGGCATCCCGTTTTTCTCGTAGGGTCCGCAGGTTGAAAAAGGGGAGACGGTACTCCGTCGGTGCCTGATAGGTCATGAAATACAGTTGGACTTTCTGCTGCTGCCCGGCACTCCGCTGGTCAGCGGGAATCTTCAGGATCTGCGGCACTGCCTGTGAAACTCGATCCAGCGCCACCCAGTCGGGAGTCAAACGCGTGCGGTAGATCCGAAAGTCATCAATCAGTCCCCGGAAATAATCGCGATCGTGATACGCACCGAACACAAACGGCGCGGGAAACGCAAAGCCGCCGGTCAGGTAGTTCAGTTTGGCCTTGAGTTCCTGAGGCTCTCCATTCACATACAGCTGAAAGCCACGCGCCTGGGAATTCCCGGCATAAGTCAGAACCACGTGTGACCAGTCGTTCAATTTGAGTTTGCTGGTCGACTGCAGCAGAATCGCATCATCGAGCCAGCGGGGCCCCATGTTAATGTGCAGACGCCCCTCTCTGAGGAAGATCCGAAAGCCGCTCTCATCCTGTTGGGGAGTCAGTGAAGCCAGAATTGTGCCATGGGGCTGTTCCGGTTTTACCCGAAAGACCATCGAGAACGGATCTTTATCGCTCAAGATCGGTTTCGCGTCTCCGTTCACATGCATCGGCTTCTTGCCGTTTAACTTGAGTTCTTTCGCTTCATGTTTTTCGGTGCCGTCGAGGTGCAACGCCTGTCCCTCGTCTGCCGGTTCGAACTGCGCCTTACCGGTGGATTCATCCTGGCCATAACTCTCTACATCGCTGGAAGCATTGGTCCTATTGGCGTAGAAATCCAGATGCTGCTTGCCGATGACCTGCAGTTTCAGATCGCCGTTAAAATCGATCCGGTAAGCCAGCTTCCGCTGCGGGTATTTCAGCTCCAGATCGGCTGCAGGGTGCGTCTGCTCCCACTGTTTTTGCAGTCGTTTCAGCTCGGGAGCCGCAGCCTGCAGCTTCTGCTCCAGCGCCTTGATCTCCTGATCCAGATCGTTCAGCGTTTGCTGCTGTTCTTTTGTGGGTGCTGTGACGAACGGAGCAGCATTGCCGTACTTGATCGCCCGTCCCCGCTCGGGAATATTATTGAAAAATGCAATCAGCTGGTAAAACTCTTTCTGTGAGATCGGATCGTACTTGTGCTCATGACAGCGGGCACAACCCACAGTCAGTCCCAGCCAGACGGTGCCGGTGGTCTCAACCCGGTCGACCGCGTATTCCAGCAGATATTCATCGAAGATGATCCCCCCCTCGGAATTCGCTCGATGATTTCGGTTGAACCCAGTGGCGACGAGTTGATCGAGAGAAGGGTTCGGCAGCAGGTCGCCGGCCAGCTGTTCGACGGTAAACTGATCGAATGGCTTGTTGCTGTTGAAAGCGTCGATCACCCATTCCCGCCAGCGCCACATGTGCCGTTCACCGTCGGTCTGATAACCGCTGGTATCGGCAAAGCGGGCCGCATCGAGCCACTCCAGCGCCATCCGCTCGCCGTAATGGGGAGACGCCAGCAGGCGATCGACCAGCCGTTCGTAAGCCTGGGGTGATTCATCTTCGTAAAACTCTTTCTGCGCAGACAGTGCAGGGGGCAGGCCGGTCAGATCCAGGCTCAGTCGGCGGATCAGCGTCGACTTGTCCGCTTCCGGCGAGGGCTTCAACCCCTCACGTTCCAGCTGGGCCAGGACAAACGCATCGATCGGATTCCGCACCCAGGCCTGGTTCTTCACCTGTGGCACAGCGGGACGCTTTGGCGGAATAAAGGCCCAGTGCTTCTGCCAGCGGGCGCCTGAGTTAATCCAGCGTTTGATGGTCTCGATCTGTTCCGCGGTAATTTGCTTCTCCGACGATGCCGGGGGCATCTGCAGATCGGGGTCGTTTGAAAGCAGGCGTTTGTATAACTCACTGGCTTCCGCTTTCCCGGGAACGACCACTCCCGCTTCACCCGCGGCCCCCAGTAAACCCGCCTCCTGGTCAAGTCGGAGGTCGGCCTGACGTTGTGACGAATCGGGACCGTGACACTGAAAACAGAGATCAGAGAGGATTGGCCGCACATCGCGGTTAAACTCGATCTCGGCACCAGAGGCGCAAATTTGCCCGAACAGAAACAGCCAGAGCAGGCTCGCAGCGCAAACCAGCCCCGGAAATTGCAGTCTTCTCACAGCAGTCCCCACATTAGTTAGAACAGGAGGTGAACCACAGTCTCAGCGACATATTCAGATTCGTTTATTCTAACAGGTGCCGGAGCCCGGAACCATAGTAGCGTTGAAAGACTTACTTCGACGATTCGGAACTCGCAGAGGGGCCGTCTTCCGAGGCCGACTCTTTCTCCTGCGCATCATGATAACTTTTCAGCTTTGTCAGGGCCTCTTGTAAGGCCTGCCTGGCTTCCGGTGTCTGCAGATCGTAGATAAAAATCGAATAGCCGGCCCGCTTCAGAGGTGTGATTTTACGAAATGCGGCGAAGGGGTCTTCCACCTGTGTATACAGTCCCTGCAGATGATTGACCGACAGGATCAGATATTTCCAATCTTCCGGATCTTCCGGCAGACTTTCTTTCAGATCGAAGCCCTCAATGCCATACGATTCCGGGAGGGCGGTTCCGAAGTAATAGAGCAGGCACTGATCCCGGTCTTCCGCCGGCAACTCATCCAGAGCCTTCTTCACAGCCGGCAGATCCTGTCCCCAGTCGAGATTGGAGTCCAGCAGATAGAATCGACCGGAGGAGGGCCCGCCCACACTGTCGTTGAAATAGGCCAGGTAGTGCGGCTGTACCGAGCAAATCGACGCACACTGAAACCCGATGCAGATCGCCGTCAACGCCCACAGCCAGACCTTTTTTTCCTGAAACCAGCGCCAGAGTTGATCGATGGTAAACAGATATAACAGGGGGTAGAGTGTCAACAGATAACGCTGCCCCAGATTCAACCGGCTGGTCAATGACATTCCCAGTAGAACCACCGCCGCCAGCAGCCAGATGAGAGGCGCATGACTCGTTGGTGTGTTGACTTTTTTTTGCTCTGCTGAAGCCAGATCACCCTCTGCTCCCTCAGCAGGTCGCAACAGCAGTTTGAAATCACGCCACAGCCAGGGAATCAGCAACAGGCAGAACAGGGTCAGCAGTAGATCGATGGGGGTACTTTTCCAGAGCCAGGCCAGCGGAAAATAATACCACCAGCCTGTCTTCGAAACCTCTCCCAGCAGATACGCTTCGTGACCGGCCGAGTTATGCAGAAACTGAAACAGGATCCCGGAGAAGGGAGCAGGGCGTTTGAGATCGTTGTGGGCCGCTTCCATGATTTTCTGCGCCGTGGGACCACGTCCCAGCACTCGCACCCAGGCGGAGTAGTCGGGAGTCTCGGCATAGGGCACCGTCTTCAGCGGTCCTGTAAAGGAAAACAGATGACAGGCCCAGGTCAGCGGCACCAGCAGCAGCAGGAATAGTGAGAAGACCAGCGCGACGCGTTTCGTCAGCGTCCAAACCGCAGCGCGGGAAAACGAGGTCCATTTCTGCAGTGCGACCAGGACTACGATGATCAGTGTGCAGGGCAACAGGAAGATTCCCGAGTATTTCGCCGAGGTCGCGACAGAAACACTCAATGCCAGCCAGAACAGATTCCCGGTTGTCGGCTGTTTCCAGTAGCGGGTCAAGACTGCCAGCGCGATCAATGCCAGCAGCGTAAAAAAGGCATCGGTGGTCGCCAGCGAAAAATGGGCGATCAGCGTCGGCGAGAATGTCACCAGGCAGCCCCCCAGCAACGCTGCCAGATAACCGCGACGACGATAGAGCCAGCAGTAAATCAGCAGCATCGTCGGAATACCGATCACCAGCGCGTTGATCCGACGGGCGCGCTGGATCAGCGGCGGATCGGAAATATCTGCCTCCCAGACATCAGGACGGAGCTTGCCGCCGGCAGACCAGACAACGGGCAGGTAATCGACCAGAATTGGCAGCGGGGCCACTCCCTCACCACTGATACGCGAATCCAGCGACCCCTGATGCACGGTGGTCAGCGCGGTACTCAGATAATGCGTTTCGTCGTAGGTGGGGCTTTTGGACATTCCAAACGCGAAGGTCTGAGCCAGAATCAACGCCGCCAGCAGCAGCGGGGTTCCCCAGACGAGAAACCGTTCACCGATTTTAACGGAAGGACGAGCCTGATCTTCTGTC contains:
- a CDS encoding DUF1553 domain-containing protein; the protein is MRRLQFPGLVCAASLLWLFLFGQICASGAEIEFNRDVRPILSDLCFQCHGPDSSQRQADLRLDQEAGLLGAAGEAGVVVPGKAEASELYKRLLSNDPDLQMPPASSEKQITAEQIETIKRWINSGARWQKHWAFIPPKRPAVPQVKNQAWVRNPIDAFVLAQLEREGLKPSPEADKSTLIRRLSLDLTGLPPALSAQKEFYEDESPQAYERLVDRLLASPHYGERMALEWLDAARFADTSGYQTDGERHMWRWREWVIDAFNSNKPFDQFTVEQLAGDLLPNPSLDQLVATGFNRNHRANSEGGIIFDEYLLEYAVDRVETTGTVWLGLTVGCARCHEHKYDPISQKEFYQLIAFFNNIPERGRAIKYGNAAPFVTAPTKEQQQTLNDLDQEIKALEQKLQAAAPELKRLQKQWEQTHPAADLELKYPQRKLAYRIDFNGDLKLQVIGKQHLDFYANRTNASSDVESYGQDESTGKAQFEPADEGQALHLDGTEKHEAKELKLNGKKPMHVNGDAKPILSDKDPFSMVFRVKPEQPHGTILASLTPQQDESGFRIFLREGRLHINMGPRWLDDAILLQSTSKLKLNDWSHVVLTYAGNSQARGFQLYVNGEPQELKAKLNYLTGGFAFPAPFVFGAYHDRDYFRGLIDDFRIYRTRLTPDWVALDRVSQAVPQILKIPADQRSAGQQQKVQLYFMTYQAPTEYRLPFFNLRTLREKRDALARSLPTSMVMQERKTHKPTFVLMRGEYDKPGEPVTVGIPASLGALPADLPRNRLGLARWLVDPANPLTARVVVNRYWQMYFGNGLVKTTEDFGSQGSWPTHPELLDWLATEFIRTGWDVKRLQKLIVTSATYRQSSHVTPELLKADPENRLLARAGRLRLSAEMIRDQSLFVSGLLRPEIGGPSVKPYQPKGVWKEIASQTYEPGTGDDLYRRSMYTYWKRTVPPPAMATFDAPTRETCIVKRSRTNTPLQALALLNDVTYVEASRKLAERMLNLKTEEPAERIRFAMRVVLAREPSEREREIFLKGWERYRARFEHQPEAARQYLDVGESRPAKRYDPAEHAAYTVIASLILNLDETINRE
- a CDS encoding ArnT family glycosyltransferase, whose protein sequence is MTEDQARPSVKIGERFLVWGTPLLLAALILAQTFAFGMSKSPTYDETHYLSTALTTVHQGSLDSRISGEGVAPLPILVDYLPVVWSAGGKLRPDVWEADISDPPLIQRARRINALVIGIPTMLLIYCWLYRRRGYLAALLGGCLVTFSPTLIAHFSLATTDAFFTLLALIALAVLTRYWKQPTTGNLFWLALSVSVATSAKYSGIFLLPCTLIIVVLVALQKWTSFSRAAVWTLTKRVALVFSLFLLLLVPLTWACHLFSFTGPLKTVPYAETPDYSAWVRVLGRGPTAQKIMEAAHNDLKRPAPFSGILFQFLHNSAGHEAYLLGEVSKTGWWYYFPLAWLWKSTPIDLLLTLFCLLLIPWLWRDFKLLLRPAEGAEGDLASAEQKKVNTPTSHAPLIWLLAAVVLLGMSLTSRLNLGQRYLLTLYPLLYLFTIDQLWRWFQEKKVWLWALTAICIGFQCASICSVQPHYLAYFNDSVGGPSSGRFYLLDSNLDWGQDLPAVKKALDELPAEDRDQCLLYYFGTALPESYGIEGFDLKESLPEDPEDWKYLILSVNHLQGLYTQVEDPFAAFRKITPLKRAGYSIFIYDLQTPEARQALQEALTKLKSYHDAQEKESASEDGPSASSESSK